The proteins below come from a single Juglans regia cultivar Chandler chromosome 12, Walnut 2.0, whole genome shotgun sequence genomic window:
- the LOC108995885 gene encoding uncharacterized protein LOC108995885, protein MYHQGIWTRGGEESNRNSNSNSNNAKKQSPADKEDGAMERFHNHELQLQNKSNESSNCGRGGTNGPQVECPTLKSNLKKRTTVDDNQQRIEKRKVSWLDAHGKDIAHVQEFEPSVSEDGELGGVRNSCVCAIQ, encoded by the exons ATGTACCATCAAGGAATTTGGACAAGAGGGGGTGAAGAAAGCAACAGAaacagcaacagcaacagcaacaaTGCTAAGAAGCAATCCCCTGCAGACAAGGAAGATGGGGCCATGGAAAGGTTCCATAATCATGAATTACAACTTCAAAATAAGAGCAATGAGAGCAGCAACTGTGGGAGAGGTGGGACTAATGGGCCTCAAGTTGAATGCCCTACTCTCAAGAGTAATCTCAAGAAAAGAACAACAGTGGACGATAATCAACAAAGGATAGAAAAGAGGAAAGTTAGTTGGCTTGATGCTCATGGCAAAGATATTGCTCATGTCCAAGAATTTGAGCCAAG TGTCTCAGAAGATGGGGAACTTGGAGGAGTGAGGAACTCTTGTGTGTGTGCTATTCAGTGA